In Rhizobium sp. WSM4643, the following are encoded in one genomic region:
- a CDS encoding pseudouridine synthase — translation MTPKDKPKRPGAKPFSRGTGPKPGDAKPAKAAAARPIAAETDGEAKAERISKVMARAGVASRRDIERMIMEGRVTLNGRVLETPVVNVTLADRIEVDGVPIRGIERTRLWLYHKPTGLVTTNADPEGRPTVFDNLPEELPRVMSIGRLDINTEGLLLLTNDGGLARALELPATGWLRRYRVRAHGEIDQDALDKLKDGIAVDGVLYGSIEATLDRTQGSNVWITMGLREGKNREIKNVLGALGLDVNRLIRISYGPFQLGDLPEGHVIEVRGRTLRDQLGPRLIEEAKANFDAPIYNATAVAAEEEAEPAAPEKRERPRRDEDKRERALSRLDTKRDDRHGGVRRDDDRRDGGRRDDEKPKRPQPLGQRRSANVWMAPGARPLGEKAAAKAAKNAQTARKRGEQSPAKGTGFDRIEDRPRTQVNRVREEDGEWIRSSEEPRRKDEGEGFGRKRGFGDRPAREDRGSGDRPARGERPFGDRPSRGDRPFGDKPRGDRKPRADGDERPRAARSSAGEGRSERPRGDRPFGDRPPRGDRPFGDKPRGDRKPRADGDERPRAARSSAGEGRSERPRGDRPFGDRPSRGDRPFGDKPRGDRRPREEGDERPRAARSFASEGRSERPRGERSFGDKPAGDKPRGKSFAGKPGGPKNFSGKPKGAKPGGDRPGGDRPAGGPSRGGAKGKGMTRGADRRR, via the coding sequence TTCACGGGGCACCGGGCCGAAGCCGGGCGATGCGAAGCCGGCAAAGGCTGCAGCCGCACGTCCAATCGCGGCCGAGACCGACGGCGAGGCCAAGGCCGAACGCATTTCCAAGGTGATGGCGCGCGCCGGCGTCGCCTCCCGCCGCGACATCGAACGCATGATCATGGAAGGCCGTGTGACGCTGAACGGCAGGGTTCTCGAAACTCCCGTCGTCAACGTCACGCTCGCCGACCGCATCGAAGTCGACGGCGTGCCGATCCGCGGCATTGAGCGGACCAGGCTGTGGCTTTATCATAAGCCCACCGGGCTGGTGACCACCAATGCCGATCCGGAAGGCCGGCCGACTGTCTTCGACAACCTGCCGGAAGAACTGCCGCGCGTCATGTCGATCGGCCGGCTCGACATCAATACCGAAGGCCTGCTGCTTTTGACCAATGACGGCGGTCTCGCCCGGGCGCTCGAGCTGCCGGCGACCGGCTGGCTGAGACGTTACCGGGTCCGCGCCCATGGCGAGATCGATCAGGACGCGCTCGACAAGCTGAAGGACGGCATCGCCGTCGACGGTGTGCTCTACGGCTCGATCGAGGCGACGCTCGACCGCACGCAAGGCTCGAACGTCTGGATTACCATGGGTCTTCGCGAAGGCAAGAACCGCGAAATCAAGAACGTGCTTGGCGCGCTCGGCCTCGACGTCAATCGCCTGATCCGCATTTCCTATGGCCCGTTCCAGCTCGGCGACCTGCCGGAAGGTCATGTCATCGAGGTGCGCGGCCGCACGCTGCGCGACCAGCTCGGCCCGCGCCTCATCGAGGAAGCCAAGGCGAATTTCGACGCGCCCATCTACAATGCGACGGCGGTCGCCGCCGAGGAAGAGGCAGAGCCGGCAGCACCGGAAAAGCGCGAACGGCCGCGCCGCGACGAGGACAAGCGCGAACGGGCGCTGAGCCGCCTCGATACGAAGCGCGACGACCGCCACGGTGGGGTGCGCAGAGACGACGATCGCCGTGACGGCGGCCGCAGGGACGACGAGAAGCCGAAGCGTCCCCAGCCGCTCGGCCAGCGCCGCAGCGCCAATGTCTGGATGGCGCCGGGCGCCCGGCCGCTCGGCGAAAAGGCCGCGGCGAAAGCTGCCAAGAATGCGCAGACCGCACGCAAGCGCGGCGAGCAGTCGCCGGCAAAAGGCACTGGTTTCGATCGCATCGAAGATCGCCCGCGCACCCAGGTGAACCGTGTGCGCGAAGAGGATGGCGAATGGATCCGCTCGAGCGAAGAGCCCCGCCGCAAGGATGAGGGCGAGGGCTTCGGCCGCAAGCGCGGCTTTGGCGATCGCCCCGCCCGCGAAGACCGCGGTTCTGGCGACCGCCCGGCGCGCGGCGAACGGCCGTTCGGTGATCGTCCCTCGCGTGGGGATCGGCCCTTCGGCGACAAGCCTCGGGGTGATCGCAAGCCGCGTGCGGATGGTGACGAGCGGCCTCGTGCCGCCAGAAGCTCCGCCGGTGAGGGCCGTTCGGAGCGCCCGCGCGGCGACCGGCCGTTCGGTGATCGTCCCCCGCGTGGAGATCGTCCCTTCGGCGACAAGCCGCGCGGTGATCGCAAGCCGCGTGCGGATGGTGACGAGCGGCCTCGGGCGGCGAGAAGCTCCGCCGGTGAGGGCCGTTCGGAGCGTCCGCGCGGCGACCGGCCGTTCGGCGATCGTCCGTCGCGTGGAGACCGGCCCTTCGGCGACAAGCCACGTGGTGATCGCAGGCCGCGCGAGGAAGGCGACGAACGTCCGCGGGCAGCCAGAAGTTTTGCCAGTGAGGGCCGCTCCGAGCGTCCGCGCGGCGAAAGATCGTTCGGCGACAAGCCTGCGGGTGACAAGCCCCGCGGCAAGAGCTTCGCGGGCAAGCCCGGCGGGCCTAAGAATTTTTCCGGCAAGCCGAAAGGCGCCAAGCCGGGCGGTGACAGGCCGGGCGGCGACAGGCCTGCGGGCGGGCCGTCCAGAGGTGGTGCTAAAGGAAAAGGAATGACGCGCGGTGCGGATCGTCGGCGGTGA
- the rsmD gene encoding 16S rRNA (guanine(966)-N(2))-methyltransferase RsmD, whose translation MRIVGGEFRGRALAVPKSNEIRPTADRTRESLFNILSHAYPECVDGTRILDLFAGTGAVGLEAVSRGCRHALFVENSVEGRALLWENIDALGLHGRSRILRRDATDLGSVGNLEPFDVLFADPPYGKGLGEKAMAAAAEGGWLRPGAIAVLEERADVVVSVHPSYVFLESRIFGDTRVHFFRYQPQ comes from the coding sequence GTGCGGATCGTCGGCGGTGAGTTTCGCGGACGGGCTCTCGCCGTGCCAAAATCCAACGAGATTCGGCCGACTGCCGACCGGACGCGCGAGAGCCTGTTCAATATATTGAGCCATGCCTATCCGGAATGCGTCGATGGCACCCGGATCCTCGACCTTTTTGCCGGAACCGGCGCCGTCGGCCTCGAAGCGGTTTCACGCGGCTGTCGCCATGCGCTCTTCGTCGAAAACAGCGTCGAGGGCAGGGCGCTGCTCTGGGAGAACATCGATGCGCTCGGCCTGCACGGCCGCAGCCGCATCCTGCGCCGGGATGCGACCGATCTCGGCAGCGTTGGCAATCTCGAACCCTTCGACGTGCTCTTTGCCGACCCGCCCTATGGCAAGGGTCTCGGCGAAAAGGCGATGGCGGCGGCGGCCGAAGGCGGCTGGCTGCGGCCAGGCGCCATTGCGGTGCTCGAAGAACGCGCCGATGTTGTCGTTTCCGTGCATCCTTCCTATGTTTTCCTCGAAAGCCGCATCTTTGGCGATACGAGGGTGCATTTCTTCCGATATCAGCCGCAATAA
- a CDS encoding patatin-like phospholipase family protein: protein MQQAEIISPKLPAISDVPTVAVAFGGGGARGLSHIHVIETLDELGIRPVAVSGSSIGAIMAAGMAAGMSGAEIREHALTTVGNKTAVVARIWGLRPATVRDAVAKGIRIGQFNLERILKAFLPSELPARFEDLLVPMKVITTDYYGQCEVIIEQGELFPALAASSAIPAVFMPVRLRDRVMIDGGISNPVPYECLMDLADIVVGIDVVGAPEGDGTHIPNRMESIFGSGQLMMQTAISLKLKLRPPHIFLRPTVGRTGVMDFLKAREVLAMSVGVKDDLKFALDREIEARLKK from the coding sequence GTGCAGCAGGCAGAGATCATCAGCCCGAAATTGCCTGCGATCAGCGATGTGCCGACGGTCGCAGTCGCTTTTGGCGGCGGCGGTGCGCGTGGGCTTTCCCATATCCATGTCATCGAGACGCTCGATGAACTCGGCATCCGACCGGTGGCGGTATCAGGCTCGTCGATCGGCGCGATCATGGCGGCCGGCATGGCCGCTGGCATGTCCGGCGCCGAAATCCGCGAACATGCGCTGACGACCGTCGGCAACAAGACGGCGGTCGTCGCTCGCATCTGGGGCCTGAGGCCGGCGACGGTGCGCGATGCGGTGGCCAAGGGTATCCGCATCGGCCAGTTCAACCTGGAGCGGATCCTGAAAGCCTTCCTGCCGTCCGAGCTGCCGGCCCGCTTCGAGGATCTGCTGGTCCCGATGAAGGTCATCACCACGGATTATTACGGGCAGTGCGAAGTCATCATCGAACAGGGCGAGCTGTTTCCCGCACTCGCGGCCTCTTCCGCCATCCCCGCCGTCTTCATGCCGGTGCGCCTGCGCGACCGCGTGATGATCGATGGCGGCATCAGCAATCCGGTGCCCTATGAGTGCCTGATGGATCTTGCCGACATCGTCGTCGGCATCGATGTCGTCGGCGCGCCGGAAGGTGACGGCACCCATATTCCGAACCGCATGGAGAGCATCTTCGGTTCCGGCCAGCTGATGATGCAGACGGCGATCTCGCTGAAGCTGAAGCTTCGCCCGCCGCATATCTTCCTGCGCCCGACGGTCGGCCGCACCGGCGTCATGGATTTCCTCAAGGCCCGCGAAGTCCTCGCCATGTCCGTCGGCGTCAAGGACGACCTGAAATTCGCCCTTGACCGGGAAATTGAGGCTCGGCTGAAGAAATAA